One segment of uncultured Roseibium sp. DNA contains the following:
- a CDS encoding ABC transporter ATP-binding protein → MALLQVENLQTHFRTPRGINRAVEGLSFSVEAGETLAIVGESGCGKSVTSMSIMRLLPPEVAKSVGRITFNGRNLLDLREAEMRGIRGNEIGMIFQEPMTSLNPVLTVAEQVEETIALHQKVPRAELKRRALEMLELVGIPDASRRMREYPHQLSGGMRQRIMIALALACRPKLLIADEPTTALDVTIQAQILDLLRNIQQQQDTAIILITHDLGVVAEASDRAVVMYAGRKIEEARTETLLSRPRHPYTQGLLAAVPRIGQSQRGKLTEIPGLVPDLRQRIRGCAFANRCPQATDFCRSHAPALEVKAPNHAAACHLAEPEGGRS, encoded by the coding sequence GTGGCCCTTCTCCAAGTAGAAAATCTTCAAACCCACTTTCGCACACCCCGGGGCATCAATCGCGCCGTTGAGGGGCTGAGCTTCTCCGTCGAGGCGGGCGAAACACTTGCAATTGTTGGGGAGTCCGGCTGCGGCAAGTCGGTCACCTCGATGTCGATCATGCGGCTCTTGCCGCCGGAAGTCGCGAAAAGCGTCGGACGGATCACCTTCAATGGCCGCAATCTGCTGGATCTCCGGGAAGCGGAGATGCGCGGCATCAGGGGCAACGAGATCGGCATGATCTTCCAAGAGCCGATGACCAGCCTCAACCCTGTCCTGACTGTTGCGGAGCAGGTCGAGGAAACCATAGCCCTGCATCAGAAGGTGCCGCGGGCCGAATTGAAAAGGCGCGCGCTGGAGATGTTGGAATTGGTCGGCATTCCCGATGCATCGCGGAGAATGCGGGAATATCCTCATCAACTGTCGGGCGGGATGCGTCAGCGCATCATGATTGCGCTGGCCCTTGCCTGTCGTCCCAAACTTCTGATCGCCGACGAACCGACAACAGCGCTCGATGTGACCATACAAGCCCAAATCCTCGACCTGTTACGCAATATCCAGCAACAACAGGACACGGCGATTATCCTGATCACACATGATCTGGGCGTCGTTGCCGAAGCCTCGGATCGCGCCGTCGTCATGTACGCGGGGCGTAAGATCGAGGAGGCCCGGACAGAGACACTGCTCTCCAGGCCTCGGCACCCCTATACGCAGGGACTACTGGCGGCGGTGCCGCGGATCGGGCAATCCCAACGCGGCAAATTGACCGAAATTCCGGGCCTGGTGCCGGATTTGCGCCAGCGTATCCGAGGCTGCGCTTTTGCGAACCGCTGCCCGCAGGCCACCGACTTCTGCCGCAGTCACGCACCGGCTCTGGAGGTCAAGGCGCCGAACCATGCCGCCGCCTGTCATCTGGCTGAACCGGAAGGAGGCCGCTCATGA